A portion of the Paenibacillus hamazuiensis genome contains these proteins:
- a CDS encoding ASCH domain-containing protein: protein MTEALPPKTCTIDRLVTKEDDIAKVLSGAKTATRRNGRYADPGEIMELQGRKFEVISVYPQSLGELTDENVKSEGFDNLDAYKNYILSMHAGMPWLPHMKVWVHEFKEI from the coding sequence ATGACAGAAGCTTTGCCGCCAAAAACATGTACGATCGACCGTCTCGTCACCAAAGAAGACGATATCGCCAAGGTGCTCAGCGGCGCCAAAACCGCTACCCGCCGCAACGGCCGCTACGCCGATCCCGGCGAAATTATGGAGCTGCAGGGCCGCAAATTCGAAGTGATTTCCGTTTATCCGCAGTCGCTTGGCGAGCTGACGGACGAAAATGTGAAATCCGAAGGCTTCGACAATCTGGACGCGTACAAAAACTACATTTTGTCCATGCATGCCGGCATGCCCTGGCTTCCGCACATGAAAGTGTGGGTTCACGAGTTTAAAGAGATTTAA
- a CDS encoding M42 family metallopeptidase, with protein MIGKLSERYMLDILEMLLLTPSPSGFCHEIMGKVEQEAARLGYAMTYTNKGCGVITIPGRRSDKVIGMSAHVDTLGAMVRSIKDNGRLRFTPVGGYMMGSVENEYCRVHTRDGRFYDGTILTTKPSVHVFPDARELKRDEAAMEVRLDETVRTKEDVLALGIGVGDFISFDPRTQIKPSGYVKSRHLDDKASVAALFGLLELIRRETLVPAYTVKLFITTFEEVGHGAAYLPDDITELIAVDMGAIGDDLSCTEVDVSICAKDSSGPYDYQMTSKLIELARREGLSFAVDIYPQYGSDASAALRGGRNIRAALVGPGVHASHGMERTHVQAITHTAALLAAYMQEE; from the coding sequence ATGATCGGCAAACTAAGCGAACGCTATATGCTGGATATATTGGAAATGCTCCTGCTTACGCCGAGTCCCAGCGGTTTTTGCCATGAGATTATGGGCAAGGTGGAGCAAGAGGCAGCCCGACTTGGCTACGCGATGACGTATACGAACAAGGGCTGCGGCGTCATTACGATCCCCGGCAGACGCAGCGACAAAGTGATCGGCATGTCCGCCCACGTCGATACACTCGGCGCGATGGTGCGGTCGATCAAGGACAACGGGCGGCTTCGTTTTACACCGGTGGGCGGCTACATGATGGGATCGGTTGAAAACGAATACTGCCGCGTGCATACACGCGACGGACGTTTTTACGACGGTACGATTTTGACGACGAAGCCGTCTGTGCACGTGTTTCCGGACGCCCGCGAGCTGAAGCGGGACGAAGCGGCGATGGAGGTGCGTCTGGACGAGACGGTCCGTACGAAGGAAGATGTGCTGGCGCTAGGCATCGGCGTCGGCGATTTCATCTCGTTCGACCCTCGCACGCAAATCAAGCCGAGCGGCTACGTCAAGTCGCGGCATCTGGACGATAAAGCGAGCGTAGCCGCCTTATTCGGGCTGCTTGAGCTGATTCGCCGGGAGACGCTCGTTCCGGCGTACACGGTGAAACTGTTCATTACGACCTTTGAGGAGGTCGGCCACGGGGCCGCTTATTTGCCTGACGATATTACAGAGCTGATCGCGGTCGATATGGGCGCCATCGGAGACGACCTCAGCTGCACCGAAGTGGACGTATCGATATGCGCCAAGGACTCATCCGGTCCGTACGATTACCAGATGACGTCGAAGCTGATCGAGCTGGCCCGCAGGGAAGGGCTCAGCTTCGCGGTCGACATTTACCCGCAATACGGGTCCGACGCTTCGGCCGCTCTTCGCGGAGGGCGCAACATTCGCGCGGCGCTCGTCGGCCCCGGCGTGCATGCTTCACACGGCATGGAGCGCACCCACGTGCAGGCCATTACGCACACGGCGGCATTGCTGGCGGCTTATATGCAGGAGGAGTAA
- a CDS encoding PP2C family protein-serine/threonine phosphatase, with protein MKITVAVHWQYGTSTHSGWYRGENEDRSLLRIGTSELGDPYAVAIIADGMGGLGSGAEASETALTIVKEWMDDELSGLFSQERPLDELELRLTQLFAHINARLQQDGAARDSKMGTTLTVLVLHKETFLIHHIGDCRVYYLKQGGPLKQLTEDQSWAAEQVRQGRLSAAQAAKHPNRHVLLQCLGVQETLHIYSKRGFYDPYSLFLLCSDGLYRRYKEEELRRFLTLMDGKNIELQDMSAALVEKALDRGADDNLTLMLIRPVTACSTEKERRKRAREQFYRQTLPDTGRKAMEQMKSWLNNLRK; from the coding sequence ATGAAAATAACGGTTGCCGTACATTGGCAGTACGGAACGTCTACACATTCGGGCTGGTATCGCGGAGAAAATGAAGACAGGTCGCTGCTGCGCATCGGAACTTCCGAACTAGGGGATCCTTACGCGGTCGCCATCATCGCCGACGGGATGGGCGGTCTCGGCAGCGGGGCCGAGGCAAGCGAAACGGCGCTGACGATCGTGAAGGAATGGATGGACGATGAACTGTCAGGGTTATTTTCGCAGGAGCGGCCGCTGGATGAGCTGGAACTTCGATTGACGCAGCTTTTTGCGCATATCAATGCCCGTCTGCAGCAGGACGGAGCGGCGCGCGACTCGAAAATGGGCACGACGCTAACCGTGCTTGTGCTGCACAAAGAGACGTTTCTGATTCATCATATCGGCGATTGCCGGGTTTATTATTTGAAGCAGGGCGGGCCTCTCAAACAGCTGACCGAGGACCAGTCCTGGGCGGCCGAACAAGTCCGCCAAGGCAGACTGAGCGCTGCGCAGGCGGCCAAACATCCGAACCGCCATGTACTGCTGCAGTGCCTTGGAGTGCAGGAAACGCTGCATATTTACAGCAAAAGGGGGTTCTACGATCCTTATTCGCTGTTTTTGCTGTGCAGCGACGGACTGTACCGCCGGTATAAGGAAGAGGAGCTGCGCCGCTTTTTGACGCTGATGGACGGCAAAAACATCGAGCTGCAGGACATGAGCGCCGCTTTGGTGGAAAAGGCGCTCGACCGCGGAGCCGACGACAACTTGACGCTCATGCTCATTCGGCCGGTTACCGCCTGCAGCACCGAAAAGGAGCGCAGAAAACGCGCGCGCGAGCAGTTTTACCGGCAAACGCTGCCGGATACCGGCCGCAAAGCTATGGAGCAGATGAAGAGCTGGCTGAATAACTTGCGAAAATGA
- a CDS encoding DUF2269 family protein, protein MLHSLLLYLHILSAVGAIGPFFILIPLLGKMKSADDTVLQLHLDTFRSAVRLSKHTGHVLVTTGVLLVWIGGYSWKAPWIVATLIILVSSLYFIARAFSPTIRELRQTGNVPETRAPLLRRLARALYLYLILLFIMMWFMVAKPTFG, encoded by the coding sequence CTGCTGCATTCGCTGCTTTTATATTTGCACATTTTAAGCGCCGTCGGCGCTATCGGGCCTTTTTTCATCCTGATTCCGCTGCTTGGAAAAATGAAATCCGCAGACGATACGGTTCTCCAGCTTCATCTCGATACGTTCAGATCGGCCGTCAGGCTGTCCAAGCATACCGGCCACGTGCTCGTCACCACCGGCGTACTGCTTGTGTGGATCGGCGGCTATTCGTGGAAAGCGCCGTGGATCGTCGCCACCCTCATCATCCTGGTCAGCTCGCTGTATTTCATCGCCAGAGCGTTTTCCCCGACGATTCGCGAGCTCAGGCAAACCGGAAACGTTCCGGAAACCCGCGCCCCCCTACTGCGGAGGCTCGCCCGGGCGCTGTATCTTTATCTGATCCTGCTGTTTATCATGATGTGGTTTATGGTCGCAAAGCCTACCTTCGGGTAG
- a CDS encoding prepilin peptidase, whose protein sequence is MIAALALTALLGTAFFTDLKTMKIPNVLTVSGVGLGLLVHSFADGWNGLLYAFAGAAAGFGCLLLLYWMKALGAGDVKLFAAIGAIGGAGFALSCLMYSVVFAGGAALIIWLLQRKAHRLAQRLAVLAANLLMLRDLASWYEFAGAKDHIRFPFMLAVVPGAIAAAYLG, encoded by the coding sequence GTGATCGCTGCATTGGCATTGACCGCTTTGCTCGGCACCGCCTTTTTTACGGATTTGAAGACGATGAAAATTCCTAATGTTTTGACCGTATCCGGGGTCGGCCTCGGGCTGCTTGTGCATTCATTCGCGGACGGCTGGAACGGATTGCTTTATGCCTTTGCGGGAGCGGCTGCCGGCTTCGGCTGCCTGCTTTTACTGTATTGGATGAAAGCGCTGGGGGCCGGCGATGTGAAGCTTTTCGCTGCGATCGGGGCCATTGGGGGAGCCGGGTTTGCGCTGAGCTGCCTCATGTATTCCGTTGTTTTTGCCGGGGGCGCCGCGCTCATCATATGGCTGCTTCAAAGGAAGGCGCATCGGCTGGCACAAAGGTTGGCCGTACTGGCCGCAAACCTTCTCATGCTGCGCGATTTGGCGAGCTGGTATGAATTTGCCGGAGCGAAGGACCATATTCGTTTCCCGTTTATGCTGGCTGTCGTTCCCGGGGCGATTGCCGCGGCGTATTTAGGCTGA
- a CDS encoding DUF6382 domain-containing protein, with protein sequence MELEGLNVEFIHRHGHFMVLSSPEGLTEGQLSPLQASMLKSNDIPHLLPVTVEEMDGNVRLYYNISGKKMLSHMLKQTRLSFPDYVRTMLSVVTALDDCRTYMLLEAQYVLQTEYMFCGTDVSDIYLTYVPLERLMVQKKSVPGELQQLSSQLLASVDSLQGERLQEIMTYLHLDGFHIAGFKKILLEQLMDASPRRQTKAPPHVMQHSAEPQERSEPFPVQNIQQEINLRSHSGFPERHRENLDPSPVREFASTPESLHDSGASAQWHEALTEEESGGGKQPVKLTVPVLAVAALSCALCWKWYAEHPSEPGVYIAAGLTVLIAGAAFYVLRIWRPQTTRAGWKSGGKGAGSLAEPGFVDLAPARLSERGLFANADVSAKSDFRFQGHKADFQAPADSLGRGFPAGAGPRSAGLGTDHAAARNNRTSAGGEYPAAVNNPPSLSEATTYLTASDATVWLGDMQASQQGPFLEKIGDGQTERIPIAEPSFVIGRGGNGVHYIEDAPGVSRAHVEFMQTDGHYMVKDLGSKNGSFLNGEQMVPYKVYSLKEGDTVKIIAAEFIFKMGS encoded by the coding sequence ATGGAGCTGGAAGGGCTTAACGTCGAATTTATACACCGCCACGGACATTTTATGGTGCTGAGCAGCCCTGAAGGTTTGACGGAAGGGCAGCTGTCGCCGCTTCAGGCCAGCATGCTCAAATCGAACGACATTCCGCATTTGCTGCCGGTCACGGTGGAGGAAATGGACGGAAACGTCAGGCTTTACTACAACATATCGGGAAAAAAGATGCTGTCGCACATGCTGAAGCAAACCAGACTATCCTTCCCCGACTACGTCCGCACCATGCTTTCCGTCGTCACTGCGCTGGACGACTGCAGGACGTATATGCTGCTCGAAGCTCAATACGTGCTGCAGACCGAATATATGTTTTGCGGGACGGACGTCTCCGATATTTATTTGACTTACGTCCCGCTGGAGCGATTGATGGTGCAAAAAAAGTCCGTTCCGGGAGAGCTGCAGCAGCTCTCCTCTCAACTCCTGGCAAGCGTCGACTCGCTTCAAGGCGAACGCTTGCAGGAGATCATGACATATTTGCATTTGGACGGATTTCATATTGCCGGGTTTAAAAAAATATTGCTGGAGCAGCTGATGGACGCCTCGCCGCGCCGGCAAACCAAGGCTCCGCCGCATGTTATGCAGCACTCGGCGGAGCCGCAGGAGCGCAGTGAACCGTTTCCGGTACAAAATATCCAGCAGGAGATCAACTTGCGGTCGCATTCGGGTTTTCCGGAAAGGCATCGTGAAAATTTGGATCCTTCCCCGGTGCGGGAATTTGCCTCAACACCGGAGAGTTTGCACGATTCGGGGGCGTCTGCACAATGGCACGAAGCGCTAACCGAGGAGGAGTCCGGCGGAGGGAAACAGCCGGTCAAGCTGACCGTTCCCGTGCTGGCCGTCGCTGCATTAAGCTGCGCTTTGTGCTGGAAATGGTATGCGGAGCATCCGTCGGAGCCGGGTGTTTACATCGCTGCCGGGCTCACGGTACTCATCGCCGGTGCAGCTTTTTATGTGCTGCGCATTTGGCGGCCGCAAACGACGCGAGCCGGGTGGAAGAGTGGCGGAAAGGGGGCCGGGAGCTTGGCGGAACCGGGGTTTGTCGACCTTGCTCCAGCTCGTTTGTCTGAACGCGGTCTTTTCGCAAATGCAGATGTCTCGGCCAAGTCGGACTTCCGGTTTCAGGGGCATAAGGCGGATTTTCAAGCGCCTGCCGACTCACTGGGCCGCGGCTTTCCCGCGGGTGCCGGCCCCCGTTCCGCAGGACTCGGTACGGATCATGCCGCAGCACGCAACAACCGGACGTCTGCCGGTGGAGAATACCCTGCCGCAGTAAATAATCCCCCTTCGCTCAGCGAGGCGACAACCTATTTAACCGCTTCCGACGCCACAGTGTGGCTGGGAGATATGCAAGCTTCGCAGCAGGGGCCGTTTCTCGAGAAAATCGGCGACGGCCAAACGGAACGCATCCCCATCGCCGAACCGAGCTTCGTCATAGGACGCGGCGGGAACGGAGTGCATTATATTGAAGACGCGCCGGGCGTTTCCAGAGCGCATGTGGAATTTATGCAAACGGACGGCCATTATATGGTCAAAGATCTCGGTTCGAAAAACGGCAGTTTCTTAAACGGCGAACAAATGGTGCCCTACAAAGTTTATTCGTTAAAAGAAGGCGATACGGTCAAAATAATCGCCGCGGAATTTATTTTTAAAATGGGGTCGTAG
- a CDS encoding Flp1 family type IVb pilin — protein sequence MLKWMVPAGKKLWKDEDGLGTLEVLLIVAVLVIIAIAFRKWIFAWIEKVFGESNGQLTNTGSLNTCTDPTKTYPNC from the coding sequence ATGTTGAAATGGATGGTTCCAGCAGGGAAAAAGCTGTGGAAGGACGAGGACGGTCTCGGCACGCTGGAGGTGCTGCTTATCGTGGCTGTGCTCGTCATCATTGCAATTGCGTTCAGAAAGTGGATATTCGCTTGGATTGAAAAAGTGTTCGGCGAATCCAACGGTCAGCTGACCAATACGGGTTCGCTCAACACATGCACCGATCCGACGAAGACGTATCCGAACTGCTAG
- a CDS encoding TadE family protein, with product MRSGDGSFTVEASLTFPLVMLATFAIVFACLFFYQRVALQFAAEQTAERAAFVWDNSAKELETGLFAIGQTDGLYWRTFQDHALDIFHWMTGRTVSGVSLPSGRSGEGLQGAEKKLNRSAGTLSTAVTGDLTYTNYLFLRKVEAKLKQIFVTPLYVWKWLKRDSVHADAASYVVEPAEFMRTVDLIRTFVQEVKDRISPGRASALFQEPSRVPPVDVKITSHAQAADYLRKLVSGIEKEFEVSAEPRRIRRVDALDATGIAHQAFYTFSESQLRNEQLPKDLELLKRGSEIKGVVWHFFKQSKKEKVTLSASFQEELRKKGVIAVIHE from the coding sequence ATGCGTAGCGGCGATGGCAGCTTCACGGTCGAAGCGTCGCTGACGTTTCCGCTGGTGATGTTGGCCACGTTTGCGATCGTGTTCGCCTGCTTGTTTTTCTACCAAAGGGTGGCGCTGCAGTTTGCCGCTGAGCAAACGGCGGAACGAGCGGCCTTCGTATGGGATAACAGCGCCAAAGAGCTGGAAACCGGTTTGTTTGCGATCGGACAAACTGACGGCTTGTACTGGCGGACATTTCAGGATCATGCGCTCGATATTTTTCACTGGATGACGGGCAGGACCGTTTCGGGGGTTTCCCTTCCTTCCGGCCGCAGCGGCGAAGGACTGCAGGGGGCGGAAAAAAAGCTGAACCGGTCGGCTGGGACGCTTTCCACAGCGGTCACCGGCGACCTGACATACACGAATTATTTGTTTCTGCGTAAGGTGGAAGCTAAGCTTAAGCAAATCTTCGTTACCCCGCTATACGTATGGAAATGGCTGAAACGCGACTCGGTCCATGCGGACGCCGCTTCATACGTGGTGGAGCCGGCCGAATTTATGCGTACAGTCGACCTGATTCGCACATTCGTGCAGGAGGTGAAAGACCGGATTTCGCCGGGACGAGCCTCGGCGTTGTTTCAGGAGCCTTCCCGAGTTCCGCCCGTAGATGTGAAAATTACAAGCCACGCGCAAGCGGCCGATTATTTGCGGAAGCTGGTCAGCGGCATAGAAAAGGAATTCGAGGTTTCTGCCGAGCCAAGGCGCATAAGGCGTGTGGACGCGCTCGATGCGACCGGAATCGCTCACCAGGCGTTTTATACGTTCAGCGAATCCCAGCTGCGAAATGAACAGCTGCCCAAGGATTTGGAGCTGCTGAAGCGGGGAAGCGAAATTAAAGGCGTCGTATGGCATTTTTTCAAACAGAGCAAGAAAGAGAAGGTGACTCTGTCCGCTTCCTTTCAAGAGGAGCTGCGAAAAAAAGGCGTCATCGCCGTCATTCATGAATGA
- a CDS encoding type II secretion system F family protein, translated as MWIVLFAECLVLGLLYITAWRGYGAYVRQHKTFLKLPALAPVSLYIIDRFGLINRLNEAVVKIQLTMSGLYGRKYAPTRTKLFLADTVSLIIAALLGMTLLGGAAGGDPSFLGYGAVIAGFLPFLLYKQLAGQLEQKKRSMLIELPEMLNQLTLLINAGETVHRALLRCVETGKDAESSPLMKELAQSVHELNVNAPFAKTMEDFSKRCALQEVSMFTTTLLLNYKRGGDDLVLALKELSTALWEKRKAVARTMGEEASSKMVFPMVIIFVVVMVITAAPALFMMNN; from the coding sequence ATGTGGATCGTACTTTTTGCGGAATGTTTGGTGCTTGGATTGTTATACATAACGGCATGGCGAGGATATGGGGCGTATGTCCGGCAGCATAAGACGTTTCTGAAGCTGCCGGCCTTGGCGCCCGTCTCCTTGTACATCATCGATCGGTTCGGGTTGATAAACCGTTTAAACGAAGCGGTCGTCAAAATCCAATTGACGATGAGCGGCTTGTACGGGCGGAAATACGCCCCCACCCGAACGAAGCTGTTTTTGGCGGATACGGTGAGCTTAATAATTGCAGCGCTGCTGGGGATGACCCTACTCGGAGGGGCGGCGGGGGGCGACCCATCTTTTCTGGGATACGGAGCGGTGATTGCCGGGTTTCTACCTTTCCTGCTCTATAAACAGCTGGCCGGGCAGCTGGAGCAAAAAAAGCGCAGCATGCTGATCGAGCTTCCGGAAATGCTCAATCAGCTCACATTGCTGATCAATGCCGGCGAAACCGTGCATCGCGCCTTGCTTCGCTGTGTGGAGACCGGCAAAGACGCGGAAAGCAGTCCGCTGATGAAGGAGCTGGCTCAATCCGTTCACGAGCTGAACGTGAATGCTCCTTTTGCGAAAACGATGGAGGATTTCAGCAAGCGCTGCGCTTTGCAGGAGGTGTCGATGTTTACGACGACGCTGCTGCTGAATTATAAGAGAGGCGGCGACGATCTCGTGCTAGCCCTTAAGGAATTGTCGACCGCGCTATGGGAGAAACGTAAGGCGGTCGCAAGAACGATGGGCGAGGAGGCTTCCTCGAAAATGGTATTTCCGATGGTGATTATTTTTGTGGTAGTCATGGTCATTACCGCTGCGCCGGCGCTTTTTATGATGAACAATTAG
- a CDS encoding ABC-F family ATP-binding cassette domain-containing protein yields the protein MSLLTVEDLSHTFGDRVLFKNVSFRLLAGEHVGLVGANGVGKSTLMNILTGQLLKDSGKVEWTPRVRYGYLDQHSKLTPGKTIRDVLKDAFLPLFQLEQEMMQITEKMGEADPDELELLLEQMGEIQDQLENSGFYMLDVKVEEMANGLGLDAIGLDRDVSALSGGQRTKVLLAKLLLEQPTVLLLDEPTNYLDVEHIEWLTGYLQEYPYAFILISHDTEFMNKVVNVIYHLEFSKLTRYTANYEKFLTMADINKQQHIDAYEKQQEYIKKTEDFIQRNKARYSTAGRAKSRQKQLEKIERIDRPETAPKPTFIFKEARASGKVVFEGQDLEIGYNSPLLPKMNITIERGDKIAIVGCNGVGKSTLLKTMLGKIQPYSGKTYQGDFLFPAYFEQEVKAPNMTPIDDVWNEFSSMNQHEVRAALARCGLKNEHITRPISMLSGGEQAKVRLCKLLMRESNWIAFDEPTNHLDVVAKDELKRALKEYKGTIVLVCHEPDFYEDWVTKVWNVEEWSQKKVRA from the coding sequence ATGAGCTTACTCACGGTTGAAGATTTAAGCCACACGTTTGGCGACCGCGTTTTATTCAAAAACGTTTCATTTCGTTTGCTGGCGGGAGAACATGTCGGTTTGGTCGGCGCCAATGGCGTCGGCAAATCGACGTTGATGAACATATTGACCGGACAATTGCTGAAAGATTCGGGGAAAGTCGAATGGACGCCGAGGGTGCGTTACGGCTATTTGGACCAGCATTCCAAGCTGACGCCGGGTAAAACGATCCGCGACGTGCTGAAGGACGCTTTTCTTCCATTATTCCAATTAGAGCAGGAAATGATGCAAATTACGGAGAAAATGGGAGAGGCCGATCCGGACGAGCTGGAGCTGCTGCTCGAGCAGATGGGAGAAATTCAGGACCAGCTTGAGAACAGCGGGTTCTACATGCTCGATGTAAAAGTCGAGGAAATGGCCAACGGGCTCGGGCTGGATGCGATCGGTCTTGATCGGGACGTTTCGGCGCTCAGCGGCGGACAGCGGACCAAGGTGCTGCTGGCCAAGCTGCTGCTGGAGCAGCCGACCGTTCTGCTGCTGGACGAGCCGACGAACTATTTGGATGTCGAGCACATCGAATGGCTGACGGGCTATTTGCAGGAATATCCGTATGCGTTCATCCTGATTTCCCACGATACGGAATTTATGAATAAAGTGGTGAATGTGATTTACCATCTGGAGTTCTCCAAGCTGACCCGTTATACGGCCAACTACGAGAAGTTTTTGACGATGGCGGACATCAACAAACAGCAGCATATCGATGCTTACGAGAAGCAGCAGGAATATATCAAGAAAACGGAAGATTTCATCCAGCGGAACAAAGCGAGATACTCCACTGCGGGTCGTGCCAAGAGCCGTCAGAAGCAGCTGGAAAAAATCGAGCGGATCGACCGTCCGGAAACGGCGCCGAAACCGACCTTTATTTTCAAGGAAGCCCGCGCGAGCGGCAAGGTCGTGTTTGAAGGGCAGGATCTGGAGATCGGGTACAATTCGCCTTTGCTGCCGAAGATGAACATCACGATCGAACGCGGCGACAAAATCGCCATCGTCGGCTGCAACGGCGTCGGCAAATCGACGCTGCTTAAGACGATGCTCGGCAAAATTCAGCCGTACAGCGGCAAAACGTATCAAGGGGACTTCCTGTTCCCGGCTTACTTCGAGCAGGAGGTCAAAGCGCCGAACATGACGCCGATCGACGACGTCTGGAACGAATTTTCCAGCATGAACCAGCACGAGGTTCGTGCGGCGCTTGCGCGCTGCGGGCTCAAAAACGAGCACATTACGCGTCCGATCAGCATGCTGAGCGGGGGAGAGCAGGCAAAGGTACGCCTGTGCAAGCTGCTTATGCGGGAAAGCAACTGGATCGCCTTCGACGAGCCGACCAACCATCTGGACGTTGTGGCGAAGGATGAGCTGAAGCGGGCGCTGAAGGAGTATAAAGGAACGATCGTGCTCGTTTGTCACGAGCCTGATTTTTACGAGGACTGGGTAACCAAGGTGTGGAACGTGGAAGAGTGGTCGCAAAAGAAGGTTCGCGCATAA
- a CDS encoding TadE/TadG family type IV pilus assembly protein: MGRFARNEGSIVLEAALTLPLFLSFVIAIISLIQISVAEMALQSAVSETTKLMAAHMYPVDVMYKEARSKWGQSKPYAIYSSVADKIAAARSAVQNSESFVENFAGFIPDPIVDLVRWEKVKREKMETMAQDEFTAYVEAVYKPLVNKAFTAIVSQYASGSVLKPEHLRVTDVKLPNLENKEEAFIGIEAEYELKLLVPFYRKTLVLRKSAVERAWVGAN, translated from the coding sequence GTGGGCCGTTTCGCGCGAAACGAAGGAAGCATCGTATTGGAAGCGGCTTTGACGCTGCCGCTTTTTTTATCGTTTGTTATCGCGATCATTTCGCTCATTCAAATCTCCGTGGCTGAAATGGCGCTGCAATCGGCGGTATCCGAAACAACGAAGCTGATGGCGGCTCACATGTACCCGGTCGATGTCATGTACAAGGAAGCGCGCAGCAAATGGGGGCAAAGCAAGCCATACGCTATTTACAGCTCCGTAGCCGACAAAATCGCCGCCGCTCGCTCCGCCGTGCAAAATTCCGAATCGTTCGTTGAAAATTTTGCCGGCTTCATTCCGGATCCCATCGTCGATCTGGTGCGGTGGGAAAAAGTGAAAAGGGAAAAGATGGAAACGATGGCGCAGGACGAATTTACCGCTTATGTCGAAGCCGTGTACAAGCCGCTCGTCAACAAGGCGTTTACCGCGATTGTGAGTCAATACGCGAGCGGTTCCGTTTTGAAGCCGGAGCATCTACGAGTGACGGACGTCAAGCTGCCGAATTTGGAAAACAAAGAGGAAGCGTTCATCGGCATCGAAGCGGAATACGAGCTTAAGCTGCTCGTACCGTTTTACCGCAAAACGCTGGTGCTTCGCAAATCGGCTGTTGAACGGGCCTGGGTCGGAGCGAACTAG